The following is a genomic window from Synechococcus sp. MW101C3.
AGAGGTTCATGCAAGTCCATGCCATACGCACGTTGAAACAGAGCTGGACGGACACCGTGTTTCGAACACTCAGAAAGGACGCGGGATACGAAGCGTCTATCACGGTACTGATCACCGCAGAGTTGATCGCCTTGTTCTACTACCGAGCGCTGCAAGTGTGTACGCAGTCCCCGGTCCTTGTTGTGATTGGCAAGCGTATCTTGGAAGAAGAGGCGGCCCACACTCGATACTAATCTGAGCTGCTTCGGTTTATCCGTGAACGCCGCACTTAACTTCTTCGTCCTATTTCAGGGGCTCTGCATCGAATGCTATACGCGGGAACAATCGTCGTGGTGTTCGCTGATTATTGCCGAGTTCTGCGTAAGGGCGGATATGGATTGGTCGGTTTCTGGGCGGCATGCTGGGGTGTGTTTGGCGCTGCCTTTGCTAAGATAGATCCAATTCTGCAAAGTCCGTAGGCGAACTCGCTGATGCAGACATGCGTCCACATCGGGCGCGACTTATTGGCATAGCGTTAGAGCGCAGCACACAAATGAGAACAAGAAATGAAAGCAATGGCTACAGCTAAGTATGTCATCACCTTGGTCGGTGTTGGAATGCTTGTTGGAGCGTTCCTTTTTTTCAGGAGTACGAGCTCATTTATCGCTGAGGCGACCAAAGCAGAAGGCACTGTGGTTGAACTCGAAGAGTCTCGGACTAGTGATTCAACTTTCTATAGTCCTGTTGTTCAATTTACCAGTCTGAATGGTCGGGTCATTGAATTCGTCTCTTCCGCTAGTAGTAACCCGCCAACATACTCAAAAGGTCAAAAGGTTGAGGTCTTGTACCTCCCGGCAGATCCAAAGCATGCAAAGATTAATGGTTTCTTTCCCCTTTGGGGAGGTTCAGCCGTTCTCGGTGGAATGGGTAGCGTATTCTTCTCGATCGGAGCTGGCATCATCCTTGCTGGAGCACTGAAGTGCCGCAAAGACGACTATCTAAAAAATCATGGAACACCAATAGAAACTGACTACCATAGCGTTGAGCTCAACACCGCTATATCAGTCAATGGGTCTTATCCATTCCGAGTTGTGACGCAGTGGCAGAATCCATGGACTTCTGAGCTGCATGTCTTTAAAAGTAACAGCATCTGGTTTGATCCCTCGAGTTATATTCAGAGTAACAAAATTACGGTATTCATAGAGAAGGGAAATCCAAGGCATTACTACGTAGATCTCTCTTTTCTCCCGAAGCTTGCAGAATAATGCTCTCTAACAACTCCATCCGCCTCATGACGCTAACTTCCGCTACCTGATCCCCCCCCTGAAGCTTCCGGTCGGATACTTTCGCGATCTCCCGTACGGGACACAGCTGCTGAGGGGCCAGGTTGGCGGGCAGCAATCAAACCGATTGAGGCCTAGCGCGTGGCTCAAGAGGGTGCGGGCTCACCACTTGAGCAGCCCATCGAGCAAGCCATCGGCCGGCGGTTTTTTCATGCAGCCCCTAGAAATTAGTGTCGTTGAGCGTCTGCTCCACTCAACACACCTTCAAGCTGCATTTCATACCGGACACGGTCTTGAATGGGCTGCTTGGTGGCGCTGCTCTCAAGCCCGCAGACCTGCAGCGCCACGCTCGATACCCTGATCAGCTTTGCCAGCGATGACCCGCAGATGGAGGCGGGTTGCCTGTTCGTGAAGATGCGCGCCACGCGCTCGCCCTGCGGCGCGCCGTGGTGGATCTGCGGCTGCTATCGAACCTGCAGCTGGAGCTTCGCACCACTTCGGCGCTTGCTTCCATGGCCGGTTTCTGCTGTTTGACGGCGCCGAACTTCATCTGAATGAATAACTGCCTACCCTTGCATGCTTCAACTGACCGATAGCGAGAATCCCATTCTCATTGCCGGCCTCGTGATCGCCGCTGACCCAGAGTGTTAAGCAGAGGTAATCCTCTCCCATGATATCCTTTTGCCCTAAACGAGTCAATACAGAGAGATGTCGCGCTCAGGATGTCCGCTTACATCTCGCGTTTGTCCAGTTGCACAACGTTGGCTAGAATGATGAGCAGCCCAATCACGAAGCTCGTCGAGGAAATCGCAAAGGCTTTTACAGAAGCCGCTCGCGCTCACGTGACCGAACCCTTTTGGGTGACACACTACGGAGCTGTTGAGATCTATCCCAAGCATCTTGTTTATTGGATATGTGTGAAGTCTGACGCAGAGCGTGACCGACTCGTTCAAAGCACAGAATTGAAGAGCCGACACCGGTCGATCCTCGAATAAGTCGACTATCCCGCGGACGGCAGGAGGCAAGTCGGCATTGGATTCGAATCGCAAGAAACAGTTAATCGGGAGTCAGGCGGGAATTGGTGGCATCACTGGAAATGAGTGTAACGCCACAATGAACCTATCAATCGATAGAGGCATTTCCGGTCCATGGCTTGTCTTTGGTGTTATCCCTATGCAACAAGCTGTTGGCAGGAAGTCGCATCTGGTGCCGAGATTCAGTTCCGTGGGGAGACCCTTTGGTTTGTTGGAGAGGTGGACTTCCATCAATCCTGTCCGGCTGAGGTTTGCCCACAGTTACACAAGTCTTTGGATGTCTTTCTAGAAGTCTGTGCCGAGCGCGGGGAATTGAGCTCCGCATCGTGTCAAGCCATGGGCTTCAATAAAGCTCCGGAGAGAAAGCGAGCTAGTGTTTTCAACCCTCACTCCCAGTCGTCCGATGCGTGCTCCACTCGCCCTTCTTGGCGCTGGCCTCCTGGCCATCAGCCTCCCGGCTGGGGGTGGCGTGGCCCAGCCTGCGGTTGAGAGTCAAAGGGTCACCTTTCCATCCGGAGCTGATTCCACCCAGCTCAAGGGTCAGCTCAAGGGCGACCAGACCATCGACTACAAACTGCGGGCCGGCGCCGGTCAGACCCTGACGGTGGAACTCAAGGGTTCCAACCCGCAGAACTACCTCAACGTGATGGCGGCCGGGACTGACAACGCCCTGTTTATCGGCAGCAGCTCCGGCAACCGCTTCCGGGGCCTCCTACCCAGTGATGGTGATGTGAGGGTGAGGGTGTATCTGATGCGGCCGGCGGCGCGCCGCAATGAAACCAGCACCTATAGCCTCAAGGTGGGGATCAGCGGTGCTCCGCTCACCCCTGTGCCCGCGTCCCGCGATGCCCTGATCCCCGGCACTCCCTATCACGCCTCTGCGGATGTGCCTTGTGTGTCCGGGAGCAGCGGCAAGGCCACCAGGTGTAAGGCCTTCGTGATGCGCAGGGCCAACAACAGTGCCACGGTGGTGGTGACGAACCCAGAGGGTCAGAAGCGTCAGTTCCTGTTCGTGAAGGGAAAGG
Proteins encoded in this region:
- a CDS encoding DUF3592 domain-containing protein codes for the protein MKAMATAKYVITLVGVGMLVGAFLFFRSTSSFIAEATKAEGTVVELEESRTSDSTFYSPVVQFTSLNGRVIEFVSSASSNPPTYSKGQKVEVLYLPADPKHAKINGFFPLWGGSAVLGGMGSVFFSIGAGIILAGALKCRKDDYLKNHGTPIETDYHSVELNTAISVNGSYPFRVVTQWQNPWTSELHVFKSNSIWFDPSSYIQSNKITVFIEKGNPRHYYVDLSFLPKLAE